A single region of the Polyodon spathula isolate WHYD16114869_AA chromosome 12, ASM1765450v1, whole genome shotgun sequence genome encodes:
- the LOC121324276 gene encoding thyroxine 5-deiodinase-like — MQQSAGVHTINALKNVAACLILLPRFLVAVLVLWLLDFLCIRKRVLQKMREQEASPDDPPLCVSDSNRMFTWESLKAVWHGQKLDFFKTAHVGYLAPNTEVVQLGGERKRRILDYAKGKRPLILNFGSCTUPPFMTRLKAFQRVVSQYADIADSLLVYIEEAHPSDGWVSSDAPFQISKHRCLQDRLEAARVMNQQVPECLVVADTMDNPSNNAYGAYFERLYILQDESIVYQGGRGPEGYRISELREWLAHYRNSLQDSTAVVIHV; from the coding sequence ATGCAACAATCAGCCGGTGTGCACACAATCAATGCGCTGAAAAATGTAGCTGCCTGCCTGATACTGCTGCCTCGCTTTCTCGTGGCAGTCCTGGTGCTGTGGCTGCTGGATTTCCTTTGCATAAGGAAGAGGGTCTTGCAGAAAATGAGGGAACAAGAAGCGAGCCCCGATGACCCACCTCTCTGCGTGTCCGATTCCAATCGTATGTTTACCTGGGAGTCGCTGAAGGCTGTATGGCACGGCCAGAAACTGGACTTTTTCAAAACGGCTCACGTGGGCTACCTCGCCCCGAACACTGAAGTTGTGCAGCTCGGAGGGGAGCGGAAGCGGCGCATTCTGGACTACGCCAAGGGGAAAAGACCCCTTATCCTGAACTTCGGGAGCTGCACCTGACCCCCGTTTATGACGCGGCTGAAGGCGTTCCAGCGGGTCGTCAGCCAATACGCTGACATCGCGGACTCTCTCCTGGTGTACATCGAAGAAGCGCACCCCTCGGACGGCTGGGTGAGCTCCGACGCCCCTTTCCAAATCTCCAAGCACAGGTGTCTGCAGGACAGACTGGAAGCCGCCCGGGTGATGAACCAGCAGGTCCCCGAATGCCTTGTTGTAGCAGACACTATGGACAATCCATCCAATAATGCGTACGGAGCATACTTCGAGAGACTGTACATACTACAGGACGAGAGCATTGTCTACCAGGGAGGCAGGGGGCCAGAAGGTTACAGGATATCGGAACTGAGGGAATGGCTGGCTCACTACAGAAACAGCCTCCAGGACTCCACAGCTGTCGTTATCCACGTGTAA